The window ATTAGGACACGAAACGTCCACGAATTGTTGTTTAGGGCCTCTTTCTCCCATCTTGATGACCTCAATGGAGATAATGCCTTATAAATATTTAATATCAACTAATTGCTGATACACGACCAATAAAAATGGGGTATTTAAATGAAGTCAGTTGTAAGAAGTATTTTGAAATGGCAGCCAATGCCTTTAAGATTTTTTGAACTAATTATTGTTTGGTTATCTGCCTGTACTAGTAATCCTTAAATGGCAGAGTAATCAATACATCCTTCACTTTTTCGTATGTTGTTGCTCTTTTACATATTTCTTCGCATCGAGTTTAATCTTAGTTTTCTCAATGTATGTACTCCCATTAAGGTTGAATTTACTGGTCTCAATGGACCCCATAACATCTTTGTACCTGCTTTCTATGGCATTTTCTTCTGAAGTAAGTACCCTGTAAACAACATCGTTGTAATGCGTTAGATCGCTAGTTTGGTTACTGAAATATTTTTCGCGAAAATCACGCCAAACGGCAAAAATAGAATCAATAGCAGTCTTATGTACATCTGTCAATTCAATTTCTCTTTCTTCAATGCTCTTTAAGGTCAGTCCCATTTGAGAATAAATTTCTACAAGGTCTGTTTCTATTTCTGAATACATCATTGATATATTCTTTGCAAGTAAGACCTCTATTTGTATGTCATCCATTTTTGTTCGAGATTCCATAGACTTCTTTCTGATGCTATGTATTGCACTTATTGTTAAGTCATGCATATGTTTTTGAATTTTTGCATGCTCCATATTATTGAATCGCACTCAAATTATTTTAACTTAGACGCCGACACTGCACCATCCAATGACACATAGCCACCGCTTACGTAAAACCATGGAGAAAACTCTATTTTTAATCTGAACAGTTCTCTCTCGAGTCTATTTCTTTCTCTCAACAGTGTGAAGTATATTTGCAAATCAGAGTAGATAGAGAAAGTGAAGGCGTTGAATCCCCCTTTGTTGTTAATTTCTGTTGTTAATTTATTTAGCTTATTTCTTGTTTGTTTTAGCTCATTACGAATATAATTAAGTAGGGTAAGTTCCTCGACATAACCCAGTTTCTCAAGGAACTTCTTCCCCATCATATCACGTTGGTTATGAAGCGACTGATTGAGATGTGTGTTCAAACATACAGCTTGCTCATGGGTCATGTTGTCAAGGTCTGAGATATCAAGGCTGATTGACTTCATTACATACTTGAAAGCATAGGCGAATCCGCCGGCAGAGATTATTGCGTTTATTTTACAATGCGAGCCTGCGATACGTTCCCAAATGGCTTGGATCGAGTTCACAAGACTTCGGTCATAAGATTGACCGCCGAGGGCCATTGTTTCTTGTAGCGATGCGCCAGCATAGGTTTATCGAATAGGATTATCAGGTGAGGGGCGGGGTACATGTCTGCACATCCTTCTTTGACAAGACAGGAGCCGTATGAAGATTGTTTATTGTTTTCTTCATTTAGTTCCAAGTGGTATTCTCCGACGATCCTTGAGAGCTCCATCTTGAATTGATTTACTAAGGGAGTTATAGATTTCCAAGCATCGTATGAATTCCATTTTTTGATGGGAAAGCCTTGTTTGGTATGTTCTTCGTTTGAGTAATCTCTTGTGTATGAGGAGGTTATCATCAGGGCATGCACTTGGCGTACTTCAGATGGGCGCATACCTTTAACGGGTCTTGAGAATTCTTTTTCCGCAAAGGCATCGATGATAGGTTGCATCCTTTTACGTTTCTTCCGCGAGTGTGCTTTGTTACCTCTAAAAGGAGTCATGGGGAAGATGTATTCTCCCGTCACTTCATTCCTTATTATGCTGTATTTGGCATCCTTCATTTTATCGATGAAAGATGATTGCATCGTCTTAATGAAGTTTGGATCGGAAAGAAGACTTCTGTCGCCCATGTTGTTTATCTCGTCTTTTAGATCGTTCCACTCAAGATAGTAAAATGGAGCATAATGGGATGTTGAATCCTCCAGTTCAAATTCAGGGCGGTATTCAAAGAACTCATAATCAAGAGAGTTCAGATTATCACCCCCACAATGGCAAACCACAGGTTGGAAGGCGGCCATGGCCGTACCTTCCACCCTGTGGTTTGCAGTCAAAGGCACCTGATGAAAAGCGGAAGATTCTGCTACGTACCCCACCATGGGAGTACTTGCAGAATCTTCCTTTTGAACAAGAAGATGGACTCTGATAGTTGCTCTGTGGAGTGAAAACTGATGAAAAATCAATCAAAATCTTATGGCAAAATTGATAGCCGTTTAAGGTTTAGAAAAGAGGTAATCTGGAAGCCGAAGGAGAATGACTCCGGCCGGCCCGCTCATATATGCTTGTGATTCTATTCATTTTCACTTCCGATTATAATTCAAGGTTCATTGAAAGCAGATGTCATGGTTTACAAAATAGCCAGTTATTGTAACTTCGGGAGCTATTGACTCCGGTTAGAATACCGGCCCGCCCGCTCAAGTACATCCGGACAAGCGGTTTCCTGTTTCCTAAGTTGTTTCGTTTTTAGCCGAGCGAGTGGCAGACCATTGCCGGTCTGCCACCGTTTGACCTGAAGAAGTTTCCGTACCCCGGAGGGGCCGGGAAGCTTCTTCTTTTCGTCTGTATCCGCCGCTTTACGGCAGATTCAGATCTTTGCGTTTTTGAAGTATGATGTCCTCGAACATCTTTGCCGATTCGACGGCGTCATCGTTGATGAACACATATCCTCCGGTCAGGGCCTTCATATCCTCGAACAGTACCTTTACGATAAGATCGCTTCCGGTGACGAACGGAGGGATACCCAGATGCAGAGGGAGACCGAGCGCAAGCCCGAACGCGCCGTCCGCCAGCGCCTGCTCCTCAAGCCACTGCGCCGCAGACAATACGAGCGGAAGCTGCGGCAGATCCACACCGAGCGCTTCAGCAAGCTCGGTGGCGACTATCTCCAGCCTCCCTATGGCAAGACACGGGCCGAAGTTCAGGACTGGAGGTATGCCGAGTTGTCTGCATACTGCTTTGAGGCCAGGTCCGGCCAGCTCTGCCGCCTCAGGGTCCATAAGGCCGCAGTTCTCAATACCGCCGGATGAACAGCCCGCGGTAAGGACTATTATGTCCTTTTTGATCAGTTCTTTGGTCAGTTCGACCGTCAGCACGTCGTGGCCGCCGCACATGAGGTTAGAGCAGCCGACAACCCCCGCGACTCCCTTTATGGTGCCTGCGGCTATCAGGTCGATCAGCGGCTTCCATGAATTACCCAGGAAAGCCTTCAGCGAGACTTCGCTGACTCCCGTCAAAGAATTTCCGTTGCCGTGCTCGGGGAGCAGTTTCATCGGCACGACACCGCGCCTCGATTTGTAAGAGGATATGATCTCGTCGATGATCTCATTGACGACCGTTTCGCGCGTCTCATATGTGAATTCTTTCAGTATGGCGTTTGCTTTCTTTGCTATCGGATCAACACAGATCTGTTTTATCTTGAGCTCGTCACAGATTGGCTCGATGCCAGGAAGGGTGCAGTTGAACTCAGATATGACCGCATCTATGGCGCCTGTGGCCAGGACCGCCTCGCTGGTGAAGTTGTTGCCCGCGTGTCCGTCAAATATCTTTGTGCAGTGCGCCCCGCGGAGCTGCATGTCCTGACCTACGCAGGTGCAGCCGACGATCTTGAAGCCCTTTGCCCCGGCGGCCTGGGCCTTTTTTACGATGTCGTCTTGGATCAGGCGGTCCTGAATATATGAGAACCTAGAGTGCTGGTGCCCGGTGATCATGATGTTTATGTAATCCGGATCGATAACGCGGAGCCCTACCGGCGCCATGCGGATCTCGGGTTCGCCGATGACCACATCATTCAGCAGGTTGGTCAGCGTGAGGCCGTAGAGGCCAGTCGAGATGCCGAGCCTGAGACACTGGAACAGCATATGTACGGGATCGGAGTTCAGATTCGTGGAGGTCTTCACCACACCGGAGAACACTTCGGCTTTGGCTCCTCCCGGCAGAATGCCGAGTTCCTCCCAGCGTTTATAGCGCGGTGCGTACGCCATGTTCTTCGTAAGCACCATTTTCTTATAATCCGGTTTATAGAGATCGTCAAGCACCGCATCCGCCACCTTGACGGCTTTGTCATGGTCATCGGTACCTTTTATGCCGAACTTCTCGCAGAGACGGTCCAGGGTCTTTTTCCCTCTTAATTCGCCCTTGGCGAGAGCGATGCTCCTGAGATTCAAGGCCGCATTCTCGACGACATGTATGTAACATCCCGAACCTGCCGCGACCGTGCGCAGGAAATTACGCGCCGCGATCACATCGGCGGTCGCGCCGCAGACCCCTCTCGGAGCATCATCAGTTATGCGGCAGGGGCCGTTCGTGCAAAGTTTGCAGCAGATGCCCCTCAGGCCGAATTCGCATTTCAATATCTGGGTATCCACGCGGTGGAACGCTGTGTTCACCGGCAGTTCTATGATGAAATTCC is drawn from Candidatus Methanoplasma cognatum and contains these coding sequences:
- the cooS gene encoding anaerobic carbon-monoxide dehydrogenase catalytic subunit, which encodes MTKWSNNKICKSADETLGNFIIELPVNTAFHRVDTQILKCEFGLRGICCKLCTNGPCRITDDAPRGVCGATADVIAARNFLRTVAAGSGCYIHVVENAALNLRSIALAKGELRGKKTLDRLCEKFGIKGTDDHDKAVKVADAVLDDLYKPDYKKMVLTKNMAYAPRYKRWEELGILPGGAKAEVFSGVVKTSTNLNSDPVHMLFQCLRLGISTGLYGLTLTNLLNDVVIGEPEIRMAPVGLRVIDPDYINIMITGHQHSRFSYIQDRLIQDDIVKKAQAAGAKGFKIVGCTCVGQDMQLRGAHCTKIFDGHAGNNFTSEAVLATGAIDAVISEFNCTLPGIEPICDELKIKQICVDPIAKKANAILKEFTYETRETVVNEIIDEIISSYKSRRGVVPMKLLPEHGNGNSLTGVSEVSLKAFLGNSWKPLIDLIAAGTIKGVAGVVGCSNLMCGGHDVLTVELTKELIKKDIIVLTAGCSSGGIENCGLMDPEAAELAGPGLKAVCRQLGIPPVLNFGPCLAIGRLEIVATELAEALGVDLPQLPLVLSAAQWLEEQALADGAFGLALGLPLHLGIPPFVTGSDLIVKVLFEDMKALTGGYVFINDDAVESAKMFEDIILQKRKDLNLP